The following proteins are co-located in the Vigna angularis cultivar LongXiaoDou No.4 chromosome 2, ASM1680809v1, whole genome shotgun sequence genome:
- the LOC108319871 gene encoding phloretin 4'-O-glucosyltransferase produces the protein MVVQRFLLVTFPSQGHLNPALQFAKRLISMGAHATLVVTLHLYRRITKKINIPGLSFLPFSDGFDDGFFPVNNTATDYHLYLSELQCRSSDFVSDLIVSTTAEGNPFIHVVYTLLVPWVADVARSFNLPTSLLWIETATVLDILYYYFHGYADYINEETMTEASCSINLPGLPFSLSQRDIPSFLLLWKRTMLSFTFPAFQEQILQLDREKNPTVLVNTFETLESAALRAVDGMNMIPIGPLIPSAFLDGRDPSDACFGGDIFPVSNDYVTWLDSKEEKSVVYVSFGSYLELSKGQMEEIARALFDCGRPFLWVIREKENQEEVLELGMELEKKGKIVTWCSQVEVLSHGSVGCFLTHCGWNSTMESLVSGVPMVAFPQWTDQMTNAKLVEDVWKIGLRVDHDVNEDGIVEGKKIKRCLDVVMGSGDRACELRKNSQKWMALARDAAMEGGSSENNLKAFFHHVGDKFMHTQTQN, from the coding sequence ATGGTTGTCCAACGCTTCCTCCTCGTCACATTCCCTTCACAAGGCCACTTAAACCCTGCTCTTCAGTTCGCCAAGCGTCTCATTTCCATGGGCGCACATGCCACTCTTGTCGTTACTCTCCACCTCTACCGTCGCATCaccaaaaaaatcaacatcCCTGGCCTCTCCTTCCTCCCCTTCTCGGATGGCTTTGACGATGGCTTCTTCCCCGTCAACAACACCGCCACTGACTACCACCTCTACCTGTCCGAGCTTCAGTGCCGTTCCTCGGATTTCGTGTCCGACCTCATAGTGTCCACCACTGCCGAGGGAAACCCTTTCATTCACGTAGTTTATACTCTCCTCGTTCCCTGGGTGGCTGACGTAGCACGAAGCTTTAACCTTCCCACTTCGTTGCTATGGATCGAAACGGCCACCGTACTGGACATTCTCTACTACTACTTTCACGGCTACGCTGATTACATCAACGAAGAAACCATGACCGAAGCTTCGTGTTCCATAAATCTTCCAGGGTTACCGTTTTCTCTTTCCCAGCGAGATATACCTTCTTTTTTGTTGCTGTGGAAACGGACCATGTTGTCTTTTACTTTCCCAGCGTTTCAGGAACAGATTCTGCAGCTTGACCGAGAAAAAAACCCGACGGTGCTGGTGAATACGTTTGAAACATTGGAATCTGCGGCGCTGAGGGCCGTTGACGGGATGAACATGATCCCCATAGGGCCGTTGATTCCTTCTGCTTTCTTAGACGGGAGAGACCCTAGTGATGCTTGCTTCGGTGGAGACATATTTCCTGTGTCAAACGATTATGTTACGTGGCTTGATTCGAAGGAAGAGAAGTCAGTGGTTTACGTGTCCTTTGGGAGCTATCTAGAGTTAAGCAAAGGACAAATGGAGGAAATTGCACGAGCGTTATTTGATTGTGGACGTCCATTCTTGTGGGTCATACGAGAAAAGGAGAATCAGGAGGAGGTACTGGAATTGGGAATGGAATtggaaaagaaagggaagatAGTGACGTGGTGCTCTCAAGTGGAGGTTCTGTCACATGGTTCTGTAGGTTGTTTTCTGACGCACTGTGGGTGGAATTCGACCATGGAAAGCCTTGTTTCTGGGGTTCCAATGGTGGCGTTTCCACAGTGGACAGATCAGATGACTAATGCAAAGCTTGTAGAAGATGTGTGGAAGATTGGGTTGCGGGTAGACCATGATGTGAATGAAGATGGGATAGTGGAAGGGAAGAAGATTAAGAGATGTTTGGATGTGGTTATGGGGAGTGGAGACAGAGCATGTGAGTTGAGAAAGAATTCACAGAAATGGATGGCTTTGGCTAGGGACGCTGCCATGGAAGGTGGCTCATCGGAAAACAACCTCAAGGCTTTTTTTCATCATGTCGGAGATAAATTTATGCATACTCAGACTCAAAACTAA
- the LOC108319875 gene encoding mitochondrial pyruvate carrier 1 — MNILRSFWNSPTGLKTTHFWGPTFNWTLPLAAAMDTKKPPETISVNMTGVMCVYSASFMRFAWVVRPRNLHLLVCHMTNETLQLYQLSRWFRAQRVEQSIEEANAE; from the exons atgAACATCCTTCGTTCTTTCTGGAATAGTCCCACAGGCCTCAAAACAACGCATTTTTGGGGTCCTACCTTCAACTGGACCCTTCCTCTTGCG GCAGCAATGGACACAAAGAAACCACCGGAAACGATTTCTGTCAATATGACTGGAG TTATGTGTGTTTATTCAGCATCGTTCATGAGGTTTGCTTGGGTGGTGCGACCGCGCAACCTTCATCTTCTCGTATGCCATATGACCAATGAGACTCTGCAATTATATCAACTCTCTAGGTGGTTCAGAGCTCAAAG GGTGGAACAGAGCATAGAGGAAGCAAATGCAGAGTGA